A DNA window from Luteolibacter luteus contains the following coding sequences:
- the gmd gene encoding GDP-mannose 4,6-dehydratase: MKRALITGITGQDGSYLAELLLEKGYEVHGIKRRASSFNTQRVDHIYEDPHVENSRFRLHYGDLSDTSNLTRIISEIQPDEVYNLGAQSHVAVSFESPEYTADVDAIGTLRLLEAIRFLGLEKKTRFYQASTSELYGLVQEIPQKETTPFHPRSPYAVAKLYAYWITVNYREAYGMYACNGILFNHESPRRGETFVTRKITRGIANIAQGLEKCLFLGNMDSLRDWGHAKDYVRMQWMMLQQEQPEDFVIATGKQISVREFVRMSASEAGIELNFTGEGVDEYATVVSADPAKAPGVKAGDVIVRVDPRYFRPAEVETLLGDPTKAKEKLGWVPQITVEEMCAEMVAADLDTAKQHALLKAHGHQVSVAKE; this comes from the coding sequence ATGAAGCGTGCTCTCATCACCGGTATCACAGGGCAAGATGGTTCCTATCTTGCCGAACTCCTTCTTGAGAAGGGCTATGAAGTTCACGGCATCAAGCGCCGTGCTTCGTCCTTCAATACGCAGCGTGTCGATCACATCTATGAGGATCCGCATGTGGAAAACTCGCGTTTCCGCCTGCACTACGGGGACCTTTCGGATACCTCGAATCTGACTCGTATCATCAGCGAGATCCAGCCGGACGAAGTTTACAACTTGGGTGCGCAATCGCACGTCGCGGTCTCTTTCGAGTCTCCAGAGTACACCGCGGACGTGGATGCCATCGGCACGCTGCGCTTGCTGGAGGCGATCCGCTTCCTTGGACTGGAAAAGAAGACGCGCTTCTATCAGGCCTCTACTTCCGAACTCTACGGCTTGGTTCAGGAGATCCCGCAGAAGGAGACCACCCCTTTCCACCCGCGTTCGCCATACGCGGTCGCGAAGCTTTATGCCTACTGGATCACGGTGAACTACCGCGAAGCCTACGGCATGTATGCTTGCAATGGCATCCTCTTCAACCACGAGTCCCCGCGCCGCGGCGAGACCTTCGTGACCCGCAAGATCACGCGTGGCATCGCGAACATTGCCCAAGGTCTTGAGAAATGCCTCTTCCTCGGAAACATGGACTCCCTTCGCGACTGGGGTCACGCCAAGGACTACGTCCGCATGCAGTGGATGATGCTCCAGCAGGAGCAGCCCGAAGACTTTGTGATCGCTACCGGCAAGCAGATCTCGGTGCGCGAGTTCGTGCGCATGTCCGCGAGCGAAGCGGGAATCGAGCTCAACTTCACGGGTGAAGGCGTGGACGAATATGCCACCGTCGTTTCCGCGGATCCGGCGAAGGCTCCCGGAGTGAAAGCGGGTGACGTCATTGTCCGTGTGGATCCTCGCTACTTCCGCCCCGCGGAGGTCGAGACCCTTCTCGGCGATCCCACCAAGGCGAAGGAAAAGCTCGGCTGGGTCCCACAGATCACCGTCGAGGAAATGTGCGCGGAAATGGTCGCCGCAGACCTCGACACCGCGAAGCAACACGCCCTGTTGAAGGCTCACGGTCACCAGGTGTCCGTCGCGAAGGAGTAA
- a CDS encoding WecB/TagA/CpsF family glycosyltransferase has protein sequence MRTCSVIGLPLACTDYAGAVAWVLGRAATTEAACAVEAANTHVAALARSDASFGEAMSRFDLIVPDGMPLVWSVNARLPEQERLKDRVYGPTLMLETLKATAGRPEFRHFLLGGKESTLIKLESVFAERFPGVSIAGTYSPPFGEWPDGEFERICALIRDSGANLIWVGLGCPKQERWIARHKDQLPAGVYFGIGAAFAFHAGEVSQAPAILQKLGLEWAYRIAAEPRRLFRRYFTYNSLFVWYTLRDLIGRGA, from the coding sequence ATGCGCACCTGCTCCGTCATCGGACTCCCGCTGGCATGTACCGACTATGCCGGTGCGGTAGCGTGGGTCCTTGGGAGGGCTGCGACCACTGAGGCCGCCTGCGCGGTCGAGGCTGCAAATACTCACGTCGCGGCCCTTGCGCGCTCGGATGCTTCCTTTGGCGAGGCGATGAGCCGCTTCGACCTGATCGTCCCGGATGGCATGCCTCTGGTGTGGTCGGTGAATGCCCGTCTTCCCGAGCAGGAGCGCCTGAAGGACCGCGTCTATGGTCCGACCTTGATGCTGGAAACCCTGAAGGCGACTGCCGGAAGGCCGGAGTTCCGCCACTTCCTCCTTGGAGGAAAGGAGTCCACGCTCATCAAGCTCGAATCTGTTTTTGCTGAACGTTTTCCGGGCGTCTCCATCGCAGGGACCTACTCGCCGCCCTTCGGCGAGTGGCCGGATGGCGAGTTCGAGAGGATCTGCGCGCTGATCCGCGATTCCGGTGCGAATCTGATCTGGGTGGGCCTCGGTTGCCCGAAGCAGGAGCGCTGGATCGCCCGGCACAAGGACCAGCTGCCTGCGGGCGTCTACTTCGGTATCGGCGCTGCCTTTGCCTTCCACGCCGGAGAGGTTTCCCAAGCTCCGGCCATCCTCCAAAAGCTGGGCCTCGAATGGGCCTATCGGATTGCGGCTGAGCCCCGGCGGTTGTTCCGGCGTTACTTTACCTACAATTCGCTTTTCGTCTGGTATACGCTTCGGGACCTCATCGGTCGCGGGGCTTGA
- the cysN gene encoding sulfate adenylyltransferase subunit CysN has protein sequence MDLLRFTTAGSVDDGKSTLIGRLLYDSKSIFEDQLEAIEETSKRRGDGHVDLALLTDGLKAEREQGITIDVAYRYFATPKRKFIIADTPGHIQYTRNMVTGASTANLAIILVDARKGVIEQTKRHSFIANLLRIQHVVVAVNKMDLVDYSQEVYEQIVKDYQEFASRLDNIVDITPIPISALNGDNVVDKSTNMPWFQGPSLLYHLEHVYVGGEENHVDARFPVQWVIRPQSDEWHDFRGYAGRVAGGVFKPGDEISVLPSGFTSRVKSIHTANGNLDEAFAPQSVTLTLTDEIDISRGDMIVKKNNPPTISQDIEAMICWFSNKPMASRAKLLLRHTSREMQAIVSEVKYLVDINTLHKIEGAGTFAMNDIGRISLRTAQPVIHDSYRRNRQTGSFILIDPGSNETVAAGMII, from the coding sequence ATGGATCTTCTCCGTTTCACCACCGCCGGCTCTGTTGATGACGGCAAGTCCACTCTGATTGGACGTCTCTTATACGATTCCAAGTCGATCTTCGAGGACCAACTTGAAGCTATCGAGGAAACCTCCAAGCGCCGCGGTGACGGCCACGTGGACCTCGCCCTCTTGACCGACGGCCTCAAGGCCGAGCGCGAGCAGGGCATCACGATCGATGTCGCCTACCGCTACTTCGCCACGCCGAAGCGGAAGTTCATCATCGCGGACACTCCGGGCCACATCCAGTACACCCGGAATATGGTGACCGGTGCTTCCACCGCAAACCTCGCCATTATTCTCGTCGATGCGCGCAAGGGCGTGATCGAGCAGACCAAGCGCCACAGCTTCATCGCGAACCTCCTCCGCATCCAGCACGTGGTGGTGGCGGTGAACAAGATGGACCTCGTCGATTACTCCCAGGAAGTCTACGAGCAGATCGTGAAGGATTATCAGGAGTTCGCTTCGCGCCTCGACAACATCGTCGACATCACGCCGATCCCGATCTCCGCGCTGAATGGTGACAACGTCGTGGACAAGTCCACGAACATGCCGTGGTTCCAAGGCCCCTCGCTGCTCTATCATTTGGAGCACGTCTACGTCGGTGGCGAAGAGAACCACGTCGATGCCCGCTTCCCGGTGCAGTGGGTGATCCGCCCGCAGAGCGATGAGTGGCACGACTTCCGCGGCTATGCTGGCCGCGTGGCCGGCGGTGTCTTCAAGCCCGGGGACGAAATCTCCGTGCTGCCCTCCGGCTTCACCAGCCGCGTGAAGTCCATCCACACTGCCAATGGCAATCTTGACGAAGCTTTCGCGCCGCAGAGCGTGACGCTCACGTTGACCGACGAGATCGATATCTCGCGCGGTGACATGATCGTGAAGAAGAATAATCCGCCGACCATCTCCCAGGATATCGAGGCGATGATCTGCTGGTTCTCCAACAAGCCGATGGCCTCCCGTGCGAAGCTCTTGCTCCGCCACACCTCGCGCGAAATGCAGGCGATCGTCAGCGAGGTGAAATACCTCGTGGACATCAATACGCTGCACAAGATCGAGGGTGCCGGAACCTTTGCGATGAACGACATCGGCCGCATCAGCCTGCGCACCGCGCAGCCAGTGATCCATGATTCCTATCGCCGCAATCGCCAGACCGGCTCCTTCATCCTGATCGACCCCGGCTCGAATGAGACCGTGGCAGCAGGCATGATCATCTGA
- the cysD gene encoding sulfate adenylyltransferase subunit CysD: MPNYQLSHLDQIEAEAIFVLRETAAQFQNPGLLFSGGKDSIVMAWIARKAFHPARMPFPLVHIDTGHNFPETITYRDEFAEKIGARLIVGSVQKSIDEGRVVEEKGPNASRNRAQTTTLLDTVAEYQFDAMLGGGRRDEEKARAKERFFSHRDDFGQWDPKNQRPELWNVFNGRKHPGEHFRVFPLSNFTEMDIWMYMQREGIVLPSLYYAHTRDTVTRNGTILAVSEFVQPREGETVESKTIRFRTMGDATITGAVESTADTMEKIIEEVAAARQTERGNRADDKRSETAMEDRKKEGYF; this comes from the coding sequence GTGCCCAACTACCAACTATCCCACCTCGATCAGATCGAAGCCGAGGCGATTTTCGTCCTGCGCGAAACGGCGGCCCAGTTCCAGAACCCCGGACTCCTTTTCTCCGGTGGCAAGGACTCGATCGTCATGGCGTGGATTGCCCGCAAGGCCTTCCACCCTGCCCGCATGCCTTTCCCGCTGGTGCACATCGACACGGGCCACAACTTCCCGGAAACCATCACCTACCGCGATGAATTCGCGGAGAAGATCGGTGCCCGCCTGATCGTCGGTTCGGTCCAGAAGTCGATCGATGAAGGCCGCGTGGTGGAAGAAAAGGGACCGAATGCCTCCCGCAACCGCGCCCAGACAACGACCCTGCTCGACACCGTCGCGGAGTATCAGTTTGACGCGATGCTCGGTGGTGGCCGCCGCGATGAAGAAAAGGCCCGCGCCAAGGAGCGCTTCTTCTCCCACCGCGATGACTTCGGCCAGTGGGACCCGAAGAACCAGCGCCCGGAACTCTGGAACGTCTTCAATGGCCGCAAGCACCCGGGCGAGCACTTCCGCGTCTTCCCGCTGTCCAACTTCACCGAAATGGACATCTGGATGTACATGCAGCGCGAGGGCATCGTGCTTCCAAGTCTCTACTACGCCCACACCCGCGATACCGTGACCCGCAACGGCACGATCCTCGCGGTGTCCGAATTCGTGCAGCCGCGCGAAGGTGAAACGGTGGAGAGCAAGACCATCCGCTTCCGCACGATGGGTGATGCCACCATCACCGGTGCCGTGGAGTCCACCGCCGACACCATGGAGAAGATCATCGAGGAAGTCGCCGCCGCCCGCCAAACCGAGCGTGGCAACCGCGCCGATGACAAGCGCTCCGAGACCGCCATGGAGGACCGCAAGAAGGAAGGATACTTCTAA
- a CDS encoding adenylyltransferase/cytidyltransferase family protein, translating into MKKVFVSGCYDILHAGHLQFFEEARAQGDYLVVSFASAEVLWHHKRRKPSIPDDHKRALIQSLRMVDEVIVTHGHEEGLDFKEDFLRIRPSLLLVTEDDKYGPLKRELCAEVGAEYRILPKTPPKFEPVSTSSIVRWVQAPTEAPLRVDFAGGWLDVPRFSREGEFVVNCAISPLVSLREWPYEKQAGLGGSGAWALLNGKDGVDSELDLGVGWQDPAVIRETGLCVWRSGEKPVLDFKRNGDFLAGRMAVLWTAGQHDTPGVVDHPRDYDRIAESGRIARAAVLEADIAKLAQAVSLYHETQLAEGMKALPEIKGSLASKYCGGGYGGYAVYLFPDDASRAAALESAPDLRPVEPFCRI; encoded by the coding sequence GTGAAGAAAGTCTTCGTCAGCGGTTGCTACGACATCCTCCACGCCGGGCATCTTCAGTTTTTTGAAGAAGCCAGGGCGCAGGGGGACTATCTTGTCGTTTCCTTCGCATCTGCCGAGGTGCTCTGGCATCACAAGCGGCGCAAGCCATCGATTCCCGATGACCATAAGCGCGCTCTGATCCAGAGCCTGCGCATGGTGGATGAGGTGATCGTCACCCACGGCCATGAAGAGGGCTTGGATTTCAAGGAGGACTTCCTGCGCATCCGGCCTTCGCTGCTTCTCGTCACGGAGGATGACAAGTATGGCCCGCTGAAGCGCGAACTCTGCGCAGAGGTTGGTGCCGAGTATCGCATCCTGCCGAAGACCCCGCCGAAGTTCGAGCCGGTCTCGACTTCCTCGATCGTTCGCTGGGTGCAGGCCCCGACCGAGGCGCCGCTGCGCGTGGACTTCGCCGGCGGCTGGCTTGATGTTCCTCGCTTCTCCCGCGAAGGGGAATTCGTGGTGAACTGCGCCATTTCCCCTCTCGTTTCGCTGCGCGAGTGGCCCTACGAAAAGCAGGCGGGTCTCGGTGGCAGCGGTGCCTGGGCCTTGCTCAATGGCAAGGACGGCGTGGATTCCGAGCTGGATCTCGGTGTCGGCTGGCAAGACCCGGCGGTGATCCGTGAGACGGGTCTCTGCGTGTGGCGGTCCGGTGAAAAACCGGTGCTCGATTTCAAGCGCAATGGCGATTTCCTCGCCGGACGCATGGCGGTCCTCTGGACGGCCGGCCAGCATGATACGCCCGGCGTGGTGGATCATCCGCGCGACTATGATCGCATTGCGGAGTCCGGTCGCATCGCACGTGCTGCGGTGCTTGAGGCGGACATCGCGAAGCTGGCGCAGGCAGTGTCTCTCTATCACGAGACCCAGCTTGCGGAGGGCATGAAAGCTCTTCCCGAGATCAAGGGCTCTCTTGCTTCGAAATACTGCGGCGGGGGCTATGGTGGCTATGCCGTATATCTCTTCCCGGATGATGCTTCGCGCGCGGCTGCGCTTGAAAGCGCTCCGGATCTCCGGCCCGTCGAGCCTTTCTGCCGGATCTGA
- the cysC gene encoding adenylyl-sulfate kinase, giving the protein MSNIHPHATLPRQDKETLLGQSGVVLWFCGLSGSGKSTVAAGVERVLHQQGRFTIRLDGDNLRTGLNANLSFGDDDRLENIRRTAELAKILSQNGVIVLCSLITPRGIHRDLARGIIGPDFAEVYVKASYAACEARDVKGLYAKAAKGEVAHFTGRDSSFEEPQHADLVIDTEKLSVEDAVFEVLEFLSSRNAPV; this is encoded by the coding sequence ATGTCAAACATCCACCCGCACGCCACGCTTCCCCGCCAGGACAAGGAAACCCTTCTCGGCCAGAGCGGCGTGGTCCTTTGGTTCTGCGGGCTTTCCGGCTCGGGGAAATCGACCGTGGCTGCGGGAGTCGAGCGCGTGCTGCACCAGCAGGGCCGCTTCACGATCCGGCTGGATGGCGACAATTTGAGGACCGGCTTGAATGCCAATTTGAGCTTCGGCGACGATGATCGTTTGGAAAACATCCGGCGCACCGCGGAGTTGGCAAAGATCCTCTCCCAGAATGGCGTCATCGTCCTTTGCTCGCTGATCACGCCGCGCGGCATCCACCGGGATCTCGCCCGCGGGATCATCGGTCCCGACTTCGCGGAGGTATACGTGAAGGCCAGTTATGCCGCTTGCGAGGCTCGTGACGTGAAGGGCCTGTATGCCAAGGCCGCCAAGGGCGAGGTCGCACATTTCACCGGTCGCGACAGCAGCTTCGAGGAACCCCAGCATGCGGATCTTGTGATCGATACCGAGAAGCTGAGCGTGGAGGATGCGGTGTTCGAAGTACTGGAGTTTCTTTCTTCGAGAAACGCACCGGTCTGA
- a CDS encoding class I SAM-dependent methyltransferase, protein MSLSRQVQRWIKGIAYHCGFSLRRLRSAKANVSTGGDFAGKVRPLLHKVDPYQGFDWQSLPDDRSGWGSDSTAFGELVAAIKPRRIIEVGTWKGGSALTLAEALEKQGLDAEIICVDTWLGALEMWTDQEDAGRFGSLALKHGYPTLYYQFLANVCRAGQQTRITPFPIPSVTAAQWFSLRDVRADLIYIDGSHEEDDVYQDLVSYWDLVRPGGVLFGDDWSWDGVRLAVERFARENSLPITHRHDKWELKRPA, encoded by the coding sequence ATGTCCCTTTCACGCCAGGTACAACGCTGGATCAAGGGCATCGCCTACCATTGTGGCTTCAGCCTCCGCCGGCTCCGGTCGGCGAAGGCGAATGTCTCCACCGGCGGCGACTTCGCCGGCAAGGTGAGGCCGCTGCTGCACAAGGTGGATCCCTATCAGGGCTTCGATTGGCAATCATTGCCGGATGACCGCTCGGGCTGGGGTTCGGATTCCACGGCCTTTGGTGAATTGGTGGCGGCGATCAAGCCGCGCCGGATCATCGAGGTCGGCACTTGGAAAGGTGGCTCCGCGCTGACCCTTGCCGAGGCTCTCGAAAAGCAGGGTCTGGATGCCGAGATCATCTGCGTCGATACTTGGCTTGGTGCCTTGGAGATGTGGACGGACCAGGAAGATGCCGGACGCTTCGGCTCACTCGCTCTGAAGCACGGTTATCCGACCCTCTACTACCAGTTCCTCGCGAATGTCTGCCGCGCCGGACAGCAAACGCGGATTACTCCTTTCCCGATTCCTTCCGTCACGGCGGCGCAGTGGTTCTCCCTGCGCGACGTGCGGGCGGATCTGATCTACATCGACGGCAGCCATGAGGAGGATGATGTCTATCAGGACCTTGTCTCCTATTGGGACCTGGTGAGGCCCGGCGGCGTGCTCTTCGGCGATGATTGGTCTTGGGATGGCGTCCGGCTTGCGGTCGAACGCTTCGCCCGGGAAAACAGTCTCCCGATCACCCATCGCCACGACAAATGGGAGCTGAAGCGTCCGGCCTGA
- a CDS encoding sulfotransferase family 2 domain-containing protein, whose translation MGAEASGLTPMLVFVHIPKTAGTTLHKVISHQYRRKDILIRHDSDGPVSETLAGRSGDLPEVVMGHYSVGLHRHVPGVRYITCLREPVSRLISHYHYAHGFSGHYLHEAIHRDKLDLGAYVCSGLAGELSNGMTRMLAGLENVEQPVIGQAELEQAKENLADYFDAVLFNDSFDEDLLLLASRMGWSTPYYLRRKVGSYPASAGKPDAGTRKLIEDRNEIDLQLYHWAKHRFRGVAAAEPDLAARTAAFRSRNRGIGKLVFLARELRRRLED comes from the coding sequence ATGGGAGCTGAAGCGTCCGGCCTGACTCCGATGTTGGTCTTCGTCCACATTCCGAAAACGGCGGGGACCACGCTTCACAAGGTCATTTCCCATCAGTACCGGCGGAAGGATATCCTGATCCGGCATGATTCGGATGGCCCGGTGAGTGAGACCTTGGCCGGGCGCTCCGGGGATCTTCCCGAGGTCGTGATGGGTCACTACAGCGTGGGACTGCATCGCCATGTGCCCGGCGTGCGCTACATCACCTGCCTGCGCGAGCCGGTTTCCCGGTTGATCTCTCACTACCACTACGCCCACGGATTTTCCGGCCACTACCTCCATGAGGCCATCCACCGGGACAAGCTCGACCTCGGGGCATACGTCTGCAGCGGATTGGCAGGGGAGCTCTCCAACGGCATGACCCGGATGCTCGCCGGACTCGAGAATGTGGAGCAGCCCGTGATCGGCCAAGCAGAGTTGGAGCAAGCTAAGGAAAATTTGGCGGACTACTTCGATGCGGTCCTTTTTAACGACTCCTTTGATGAGGACTTGCTGCTCTTGGCCTCACGCATGGGCTGGTCGACTCCTTACTATCTTCGCCGGAAGGTCGGAAGTTATCCTGCTTCGGCGGGCAAGCCGGACGCCGGAACCCGGAAGTTGATTGAGGATCGGAATGAAATCGATCTGCAGCTCTATCATTGGGCTAAGCATCGATTTCGGGGTGTTGCCGCGGCGGAGCCGGATCTGGCGGCCCGGACGGCTGCCTTCCGGTCGCGAAATCGCGGGATTGGCAAGCTCGTCTTTCTCGCAAGGGAGCTCCGGCGTCGCTTGGAGGATTGA